Proteins encoded in a region of the Actinomycetota bacterium genome:
- a CDS encoding arsenic efflux protein, with translation MIQNIFLETLKIVGIITILMIIIEWLQIKFEDKIKKSLIKNLKNQIIGSSLLGAIPGCIDAFLVVSLYSHGLVGFGALVAVMLSTAGDEAFIMLAMVPKTALLIFAVCAALGIIGGFITEKIASKINLKMAESCPIEIHEEEFNIKHFFKEHVYNHILKKHIPQLFLWIFFTLLTVQFLMQRFDLESILPQNKLLLILLAALIGIIPESGPHLVFLTLYSKGLIPFSVLLVSTLSQDGHGLLPLLSYSIKDTIKVQIFTTLFSLLIGLVLYLIGI, from the coding sequence ATGATACAAAATATTTTTCTTGAAACATTAAAGATAGTTGGAATAATAACTATTTTAATGATTATTATAGAGTGGCTTCAAATAAAATTTGAAGATAAGATAAAGAAATCACTTATTAAAAATCTAAAAAATCAAATAATAGGATCTTCTTTACTTGGAGCAATACCAGGTTGTATAGATGCATTTTTAGTTGTTTCTCTTTATTCCCATGGACTTGTAGGTTTTGGAGCATTGGTGGCAGTTATGCTTTCTACAGCTGGTGATGAGGCTTTTATTATGTTGGCAATGGTACCAAAGACTGCACTCTTGATTTTTGCTGTTTGTGCTGCACTTGGAATAATCGGTGGTTTTATAACTGAGAAGATTGCCAGTAAAATAAATCTAAAAATGGCAGAGTCTTGTCCTATAGAGATTCATGAAGAGGAATTTAATATAAAGCATTTTTTTAAAGAACATGTATATAATCATATTTTAAAAAAGCATATCCCCCAACTATTTTTATGGATTTTCTTTACATTATTGACAGTTCAATTTTTGATGCAACGTTTTGATTTAGAAAGTATATTACCTCAAAATAAATTATTGTTAATTCTATTAGCAGCATTAATTGGAATAATTCCGGAATCTGGCCCACATCTGGTATTTCTTACCTTATATTCAAAGGGTTTAATTCCATTTTCAGTTCTTCTTGTTTCAACTTTAAGTCAAGATGGACATGGGTTACTACCACTTTTATCTTACTCTATAAAAGATACGATTAAGGTTCAAATATTTACCACACTATTCTCTTTATTAATAGGATTGGTATTGTATTTAATCGGAATTTAA